The Pararhizobium sp. IMCC21322 sequence CGATTTCAACGTCAACACCAACAACTGGATGTCCAGCAATCCGTTCTACAAGCTCGGCTTCTTTGGTATTGATTGGGACCGCACCTGGATCCTCGACAATAAAGCGGCATTCCAGCGCGGCGTTCATCAGGCGATTGGCCGTACTGCCATTGAAATGTCTGATCGGCTGGGCCGGGTTCGCGGCACATCGCAGATTGATCCCAATCTGAAGTCAGCTCGCGGATCGCTGCAATTCAATCAATATACCTGGTTCATCAACCCGTTCGGTGATCAGCCTTTCGGTCCCACCACCAGAAGCCAGACCTATTACCGCAATGCCATCAAGTCTCTGCAAGCCTATCAGGATGATCTGATTTCCTGCGACGCCACATTCGATGCCCGCGCCGATAATCTGATGCAGTTCATCGACCGAATTGCCAATGATATCGGCTCAACCTCTGCAAGTCTCAAGACGCGTGCGGAAGGCTACAATGCCGGGTGGTTTGACACCCGTGCGGATGATATTTTCTGGAACGCAAAAGGACAGCTTTATGCCTATTACGGCATATTGAAAGGCGCCCGTACCGACTTTTCAGATATTATTGAATCACGCGGGCTGGGCACATTGTGGCAGGAGATGGAAGCTCAAACCCTGAGCGCTATCAAACTGGAGCCCTTTATCGTGTCCAATGGCAAGGAAGATGGCTGGCTGATGCCAACCCATCTAACCACCATCGGTTTTTACATTTTGCGGGTCCGGTCCAATCTGGTTGAACTACGCTCAATTCTTGATCGTTAGACCGCGTGGCCGAGATTGCTATCATTGGTGCAGGCCCTGCCGGATTGATGGCTGCCGAGGTGTCGGCTGCGGCTGGCCATCAGGTCACCATCTATGAAAAAATGCCAAGCCCGGCGCGTAAATTCCTCATGGCCGGTCTGGGTGGCTTGAACATCACTCATTCCGGGTCCGTGGAGGCGCTGAAAGAGGCTTACTTTCACGCATCCCCGGCTCTGTGCGACGCAATTGATGCATTTCCGCCAGATGCCATTGTGAACTGGATGGCCGGTCTGGGTGAGCCGGCTTTCACAGGGTCCAGCGGCAAGATTTTCCCACACAGC is a genomic window containing:
- a CDS encoding DUF2333 family protein is translated as MLDPLIEGFKGLIASLVALAKGLWLAFLWPFRSAHQFVMRRRLWIRIALGLLVFPILIGYALLIWNAAWIRGYDITYPDNFKTSTDSVPAGDTVTVEGAADTTLTCGRSYTLDAVSYLIDFNVNTNNWMSSNPFYKLGFFGIDWDRTWILDNKAAFQRGVHQAIGRTAIEMSDRLGRVRGTSQIDPNLKSARGSLQFNQYTWFINPFGDQPFGPTTRSQTYYRNAIKSLQAYQDDLISCDATFDARADNLMQFIDRIANDIGSTSASLKTRAEGYNAGWFDTRADDIFWNAKGQLYAYYGILKGARTDFSDIIESRGLGTLWQEMEAQTLSAIKLEPFIVSNGKEDGWLMPTHLTTIGFYILRVRSNLVELRSILDR